Part of the Melopsittacus undulatus isolate bMelUnd1 chromosome 7, bMelUnd1.mat.Z, whole genome shotgun sequence genome is shown below.
GATTGCAAACATGCAACAGGAGTAAAAATCTGATAATGGGATAAAAACAACAGTCCTCTGATTCTGTCAGTTttgcaaaataacattttgataCAAGCATACTTCTTAGTCAGACATCTAATGCTGGTAACTCCAGTACTAGACTAGCTACTTAGTTCTACCTTAGCAAAGGTCTTTTCTGGGGGttggtaagaaaaaaatcacctctTACATTTGGATCCAGGCTATACTAGAAGCATAATACAGTaatcacacatacacacaaatttATGAATACAAATTACTACAGACACATTGTCAAGGTATCCTGCTTtaacagcttaaaaaaagaacaaacttcCGTGTTAAATAATTTACTGCAGCCCAATATTaagaaaatggttttggtttgtaaTTCCTTTTTGACATCCTTTATTCCCTCCCCCCATATTTTAAGGTAGCAACCATTACTCTCGTTTTACAaggataggaaaaaaaataaagtgtaagGTATTAATTCAGAACCTGTCATCCCAGCTGTCTCTGCTGAATGTATAAGACAAATTATGAGCTATAAGGACAACAGATAGTGCCAACCGTATGTGCTCAGCATGGAATTTCATAGCAAGGCCTGAAGGGAATGCTTGCTTTGTATAGATGCTTTGTTGATGCACTGTAATAATTAATCTTCATGAAGGAGTTTTATTTAGCTATAGGAAGGGGAAGGTGATGGCATCTGTACAGAAGTTTCCATTTCACCCACACTCCATTCAGCACTGGAGCATGGAAGTTACTATCGTTAAGAGGACAACCAAAGCTAATACACTTTTTGCTACTGCCCTCCTTAAATTACATTCTTGAAATTAGGCTTTTCCATCACTAGCAGCACCTACACATCATCTTTAGAAGACCAGAGTATTTTTTCAAATACTTCTCTCGTATTAAGAAAAGTCAGCATAATTTTGACACATTGTGTAAGCCTTTAGCAGTTTAAGGagttgatttttaaatgtatgcaGAAACCGTTCCAGTGTGCGTGGTTTATACTCATGGGGTACTCACTGATACATCCATTATTGGTTTTGAATTCAGCTGTCAGTTATAGCCATATCCTCTTCCTGTCTGCACAGCAGCTTTTCCAAGCTTTTCAAACTTCCATCCCTAGGAGGACATGTTAATAGAACATGTGTGGCAGAGGTGAGTCTAACTTTTATCCAAAACTTTCTCTGATAAATTGTGCTCTAGTTCAGGTGACTCCTCACCATCTTGAACAGCATTAGTGTTATAAATACCATCAACTGCAGGGGCTGTCGTCGGTGTTGTGAGAGGTGTCACAGTGTGTCCAAACCCCTGGTAGTGGCCCATGGGGGAAGATGGCATTGAAGAAGCATCTGAAATTGGGTCTTGAGTAGATGAAGACAGTAAACTCGTATGCTCATTTTGTTCGTGATCCTCagcaaaaaacattttccttggCTGGCCCAAAACTGTCCTTCCTAGAAATATgccaaatgaaaatactttttaatactTCCAGCACTATACCAAGGTCTTCGAACACATCAACTCTAAAACAGGCATGTTGAATTAGAAGATGAGTCTTTGTCTTGTAAGAGTTTTACATGGACATTGTTagctttaataaataaaagaatgtctttccaataaaaaaaaaaacgaaacaaACCGacaaaaaaatgaagctgaaaatacaCCTGCTGTTAACAGATCATTCAGATCAGCCTGTTACTTACCAACATTTCGAACCTGTTCTGATATATCTGCCCTTATATCAGAAATATCCCACATTGCAAGGAAAGAGTCAAAGCACGAcccttcttctgcttcttgaaCGTAAGGTTTGTAGGAAAAACTGTAGTGATGTGCAATAGCTGCCAGGAACATCTCAACACAAATGATAAAATCCTgcagtgagagagagagagatattGATTTAATCATTtgtaactgcagaaaaataGTTCTGGGTTTCTTCTGTAACTGAAAGACTGCAATTGCCTTGGGATACTGGCATCAGCTATTTTTCCACTAGAGGCAGGATATTCTTGGCAGGCTTTGGAGAGCCACATGTACTGTAATACATACAGGAAACAATCCTTGCCTGAGGGACTGACTTGCTGGAAGCAAATATTcaacaagcagcagctctgcaatgAATTCTTGCAAGAAGAAATACAAGCAAGTATTTAACTGGGGTACATTACTTCTGCCCAacacatggaaataaaaagtgTTGAGTGTAAAACTCACTTGGGGTGACTGGCTGAAACTCAGCCTAAGTTATACTAAATTCAGTACCAATCTAGCCTGCGCTAATTAAAGTGAGCATGACAATATTTGCTTGAGATCAGCTATGTCACCCTATATACAGCCATTCATAAGTCATTGTCTGCTCCTACCTGTAGGCCCGTGGCTACAGCTTCCACACTTTGCCATTCCCAGGTGTGTTTCTCAGAAATAACGCCAACTTTCACCAACAATGCAATAAGCACAGCTTGCCtacaaagattattttaatatattattattattgttgctgTTGTAACAGGAGTGCCAAAAACCCTGCAAGTAAAGCTGGTAAATGAGGCCTGTTTGTATGTACACACAGGAATAACCTTACAAAACTCACACTGTTTATGTATTTAGattttaagaggaagaaaacaaacttaaaaGAGATGTCATTCATCTGTGGTCCTAAAGATCACCTGAGAACATAACCAAAGAAGAGTCTGTTGTTTCAGTTAGTTATTAGAACAAGTTGCTTCTCCTTCAGGGTGTAACTGCAGCCCACAGTGTAATGTTCAGATAGTCAAATGCACTTAGTCATTAGCAGCCAATTGTGAGCTATGCTTCAATAGCAATTCATGGTTAACTTATAGTCacttactaaaaagaaaaaaaatgtatttttctttgaaataactGCAAGTGAAGATTCTAAAATAAACTATGATCTTGAGCATCGCCTTACAAAATACCAAGCCTGAAAAATAATCTCAAGTGAACAAGACTGCTGTGTCCAATGTATGAGCACCCTTTCCCCCCTTCACAATACTTTACTAGTATTATGGGTAGATATTTTGAGGGCTCTAAACTCAGTAAcaattcagcttttttttagttcttttatgATATACCCTGAGAGCAAGAAGTAATGAGCAAATATTTCACTTaccagaaagaaacaaaaactacCATCTTCACACAGAGGAACTTGCCAACAGGTTGGATAGGGTTCAGTTCATCACGTAGTACTTTATAAAACAGCACCAGACAATACATAGCAAactaacataaaaaaaaaaaaaagctttcaaaaaccTTGTTTATTGTATGAGAGAGTTGTTTTACAGCATCTCTTCAGTTAAGGAATGTATCACAGCACAACACAAActttaaaagctatttattttaGACAAGAGGCTCTGAATTTATGCAATCTTTGCCTTGCTGTTTTAAAGCAGACCTCTTTTTTTTGCCTGGAATTGTACTTCTGAAATTTGTGGTATTGGCAGACAAAGGTCATCTGTCTACACACTCAAGCAAAGCATAGGAAGGTTCCATAAGATCTTTTCAATGCCAAGCTAgggaaaatggaacaaaaagcACATGTTCTTTCAGCTTCCTGTTAGGAACACTTCAAATGTTGCCTCTTTATGAGAGATGAGGCAATGAATGCAATCTTCACTGCAAATCTGAACGCGTTTCCTATTAATGACAACTGCAAGCAACCAAACTGATGTACAGCCAAACCTAAGGACTCTATCTGCCCTTTCACACATATTCTCCTAATCTCTTACTATCAAGTTTATTCAAGCAATCATGTCAACCAGTACATATAGAAgtaagtgctgctgctgggagtgttgtcacagcagaaagaaattagAACACCTTCTGTGACATCCACCATCAAACAGAGGGGTGGCAGTAGGAGGAGGATGCCCTTTCTAGATGGGATGTTATGCTGTTCTGagtcctgctgctgtggccaagagaaggaagaaggttAGAGGCTAGAAGGCTAAAAAGCAAGgagccagagctgctgttctttcttcttGCAATAGCTCATGTATAACATGCCCCAGGTCAAGCAGAAAATTATTCCTCTGCATTCCCAGCAAGCCACTAAATGCAATCCCTGACCTCCAGAAATGAAATTTTGAAGTCCAGGGGCTGACATCTTAAGCTTACTCAGACATAATCTGGCAGCTGAACCAAGATGTCAGGCAGGCCGGACACTCCACACTGAATATACagttcccttttttcccccctgtcaATACTGTTACCACCAGCTTctaacacagtatttttaacatAGCCAGTGCTGTCTGCTAGGAGGAAGCTCCATGAGTGAGTAAAGTCACCTCCTCTGCAGAGACAAGTCTGCAGCTCTAACACGCCTAGGCCACAACACTCATCAAACAGTTTAGGGTAGAGAGATAGGACGCTATTGCTTTATAGAACTTTAtagttaaaaataagaaaggattTAGATTATCtgtttttctaatatttttcatatataacATTTAACAGATAATAACTTTGATTTACAATGAGAAATAGTCTACCCATAAGAACTGCCAGACATTAACAAAATTCCTGTCAACAGTTCACACAGAAGACTCACATAATACTAACACAATAGattaaaagagcagaaagatgAACTCTTGATACTCACTAGCTGTGACATGTTGTTAAGTATAACCAAGTAAGTCCAGGCATTGTTGAAGCTGAAATTTCCTTCGTCGTACACTCCCACTAGTTCACAAATTctgaaagaatttttaaagagTACACAGTAGAAGATAGGTTTCTTTAAGTGCTGTATCTTCATTACACCCATCAACTGTTAGAATCCAAAATCTCTTTTGGAACTCAAATTCAGGCATTGGGGGATATGTACAAAAATCACTTTCCAACAGCATAAGGCATAGGAAGGGCATACTGTATGTTCCATAGACAAATGCAAGGTTAACATATCCCATTGCTCAATTAATTCAATAATTAAACATTAGgagtttttaacttttttgcttttaactgTTAGAACACCTACAGTCAATATTTACATGGATATTCTTTGGAAGTAgcaatttttttccacagtcCCACACAATTAACAGTAATGACCATCAATACAGAGTTGATGAAATTAAGCTTTCAGCACCAACATGCATTATCTGCCTGCTATTCCTTCATAACAACAGGTTATACAACACGTATGATGGCATAGTCAGGTTTGTCACACACAAAGTTTAATAAAATGAACCTGACATTAAAAATACCAACTGTTGAAAtcagggagaaaagggagaagtAAAAACAGACTCTAAAAATTAAGAgatcattaaaatgtttttcccaCATCAACAGCACTTAACATTCTCTCCCACTGCTATCAGCAGCATGCattaagtatttatttcaaTTCTGCAAATAGTCACTCGCTACAGAGAAGTCATAAAGAAATCACAGATAGATTCAAATTGCTGGGACACATTAAGCATGTAACACAAGTCTGCTTTCAAACTGCCTCAGTTCAATAAAAAGGGCATGAAAATTTTTCCAGCATAACTCAAAATTGTATCCTGAAGatcaatatttattatttatgagCATACTTACAAAGCAATAATGGTAGTAAATGGTCTGACAACAGTGTACTGCAAAACACCCAGTTTGCATCTAAATAATAAAACTCTgcaagagaaagacaaaatttgTTGTACAAGAATTTAAAGACAATTCATTTATGGAAGTTTCCTGCTCTCAGCAGttaaactgaatttttatttcacgGCACTTTCAACTTCAGCTTCCAGGACTTCAGGTACTACAGTTACAGTGTGTATTTGtacattacagaaaaaatagaCTTTTATAGATACCTAACAGGAAATATTCAATGATTCACCTTTTAGGCATGGAAAACTTTCTGGGCTAAACAAAAAGAATGCAATTTTCACTGTGCTTGAAGGCATTTAAGAATGACTTACTTTCAtggtttttctttaatattttaaagagctttATCAAAATCTCTTAAGAGATGCTTATCAGATTAAGCATGCAGAAACAAACAGTTCAGGGGCATATGGCCTTCCGTCCTTCACCTGTGAAGTAAAAGCAATAGGCTATCTGGTCTACATAAAGGTTTTGGCAAACATTATACTGATGGCAAAGGAAGCAAATTCAAGGGGACCTTTTTCCAATACTTTTCAAAAACTAAAAGTTTCCTTCAGCACCACCTGAGTTAATGCATGTTAGAAAGAAGTGTGATTAGTAGGGTATTTTACAGCTAAACGAAACAAGTTTACTGGTGCTTTCAGTAGGCAATCATAGTTGATAAACTCTGCCAAGCAACAAAAGTTATGCTACTAAATAcgaaaacaaaacatttgtgTCTGATTACACAGGTTAAAATTGTAAGATGTCATCATATACTCACTCTCCCATAGCCCACGACGGACAACAACATAGAGGTGGCAAATGTCTCTGCTGATCTTTTGCTTCTATTATTAATACGAGGTTTGGATACCGGTTGGTTAgataatttgaaagaaaaaccataAAGTTATAGATGACATAAGCTTCATAGCATTCTCGACATGTATCCACATATATTGCAATGTTGGGGTATTTCAAAGCTATCCACTGTAAGAAGAGAGGTACATAAAAGATTACACGCAAGAAAGACCAAAGTGATCCTAATGACAACACTGGCTGGCTAGTTCAACAAGCAATACTTCATCAGGCAGCAGGCACTAATTAAACAGGGCTTGAAGCATTTGGCTGATGAGAGTGTGATGCTACagctaaaaaaataacattctgTAGAAATACTAGTACAGATTTTATCTCTGCTGCTTCAAATGCTTACAGCACTGCGCAGGAGATGCTCTGTATCTTCAACCACACAATCCagtctttcatttaaaaagtaacTAAGGAGATGCTCTTACACATAACCGACTCCTGTCAGGAGACAAGATAGAACTGTTTCCCCAGATTCACATATTCGTTGTCAATATGGGTTTGAAAACTACGTTTTTAGTCTGACAGTACAGAGCtgatttattttggtttctaACATGTAAATGTTTGTTCTGGCATATTTGCAAAATGTAGAGGAATGTAACAGATTAGACTTGAAGTGGTAGTCATTCCTCTAAACAAGaatttcagacagaaaagtgATTTGGGGTcatttgtttattcttttttcttgggttgttttttctttcttcagaactGTGATTATGCATCAGCTGTCAGAGCTTCCAATTTAGAGTATCACACTGAAACTGTTCAGTGCAACCTGTcctgctggttttgatttttgtttggttggggggGCGTGGTGTGTGCATGTTAAAGAGGCAGGTCTTTTGAGTTTACACTGCTTCCCTTGGTTGTAACAGAGCAAATGTGCCTTCTCTGACCTTCTTAATAGAACTACAAAAAAGATGCTTCACATCCTCATCACAGTTAAGAAATACCAGATATGACAGATACTGCAACACCTTTGTGGAAGTTGCAATACTGCAATTAGTAAACTGAGAATACAGCTCTTGAATCCGGGAACTTTATGTTCAGCTCAGAGTAAACACTCTAGGAGGACACCATATATGCAGCAAAAGAAGTAAGATCCAGGAGCCTGAAGAAAGATTTCAGTATGTCAGAAATGTCCCTGAATGCCTGGCTAGAGCTCATTTACTTAGCAGGTAATTTTCTTCCAAACAAAAATTCTGTACTTCAAACTGAAGTATCAACCTGAGGTACTTGATATTCCCCATAGGAAACACTCCCCACTCTCCTTCACTCTGAAGATCTCTCTAAATCACAGtctttcaaatataaaaacCAGAGAGCATACATAGGATGACACTTCAGAAACATTCGGGGGGGGtaggggggggagagagggaataaaaacaaaaaacaaaaccaaaccaaaaaatatcAAAGGAAAAGTTCCTGGAAAGTTGTCTTTTATGGaggaaacaaatatttgtaatgTCAGGAGGTGATGACAGCATGTAAACACACATCCTGCACAGTCCGTAGGTTTAGTATGTTGCTTAGCCCAAGCTGAAATCATCTCCACAGGTGACATACTTACATGAACAATATCTGCTATGGCCAATTCTATGGCATTAAATACAGAGGATGAATTTTTTTGTGGGACCTTATCCTTTGCCTCCTGAGCAAAAAGGGAGAATTTTAGCACTAAGCATAATTTGGGAAACAAAAGTAAGGCACTGAATTTTGAGACAGTGCTTGGAtcagtttgttttccagttcaGCTGTGACTGAAGATGGAAGGACCAAAAGCAGGCTCTTGTCATGCCCCTTTCCACAACTGGCATAAATGATATTCAAGGACCAAGTTTAAAAAGCggcagcaaaagcaatcccataaGTTCCACAAGAAGAATGTAGTATCACTAGAACTAGACTAATGACAAATTCCATAAATAAGAATGCCTGGACATTTCCAGGACTACAACTCTCCATGTAGCATAGTTTCTGCTAACTGTGACATTGTTTTCCCCTCACTCCCCCAGCACACAGAATTTTATTGAGCTGTTAACAGTAAGAGAACACTTACACTGTCTAAACTGTAAATCGGCACCATCCATAGAATCCTGTTACAACAAAAGAACATTTAATATTACTAGAAGTATTTTTAGTCTGAATTAAATTCAACATTTGTAGCAAAGGTAAAATGGGAGCTGGTACCTTATTATTGGTTTCTGTAATTCAGGTTGAGTATAATGAACTAAGTGTTGTAGTATTCCCCACAGAGATATTGGTATAGTCATTAGTAGAAATATCCCAGCAATAAACCATGCCTTGGTATGAATTCCAAccttgcaaagaaaaagaacaatgcAACATCAAAGTTTCAGTACTAATACTTAAAAATTTTACTAGTatagcaagaaaaataatttatctttctTATGTCAATACATTTTTAAGATCTCCATTAAGTACATATCCCCAATATAGAGTTTAGGTTTTCTAACAAAAACCAAGTCTCCCAGGCAATCTGTGGTTGTGCCTCAGagtaaaacttaaacaagaTGAGAAATCTCGtagaaccaaacaaaaccatcaccaataaacacaaaacattctACAAAAGCACAGTGAtgctcagtatttatttttgctgaaaGCCACAACCAGTTCCTTGCTTCAGGTCCGGAACTTGTCTCAGCTCAGTGCTTCACTACAAAGTTCCTGAAAGCTTGCggatttaaagtatttttagctttaaaatcAAGGTCCAAGTAGCAATCAGTTTCAACTAGTTACATTTAACAATCTGAAATAGACATGTgtgcatacatatgtatatgtctGCTAGAACACAGGGCTCCAATTGGAAACCAACACTCTGAAAAAGTAACTATATTAATAATCCTAAGTACCAAAACCTGAGAAACACAGTAGATTCTTCTCAACCACGTTTTTTTTGGTTGagaatttcttctctgattCCCTATTGCACATCAACGTCTTAAGTCTTCTGTTGATTTCTGGTTCCAAGATCACTTCTGGGTAGTTTTGCTACCAGTATCAGATTTAATGATTTTGAAATCTCAGATACCACTTCAATACACACATCCATTATGTTGAACATACAAAAGCATCAAAACAGggttttaaaatcagaaatttaaTACACATGGTATGATTTTAGTCACTTGACAGTAAAACCTGTCTTGAATGTAAGAGCACATCTCCTGCGGAACAAGCCTGTATTGAAATGaacaatatattttcttaagattaaaattttactttctgttaGAAAAGTAATCCTATCATATGCGTGAATCATACACTACTATTATGACATACTACGGTACCACCAGCATGGGAATGAGGCTTTTGTATCCACTAATTCAGTTCTCCCTGATCAGACACAGCTACCCAGCATAGCAGGTTGCGAATGCCCGTGTTACTACTACCAAGTGTTAAAACCTAAGTTCTGGGCATGGCAAAGCTCCAGCCGGGCTCCTGTATCGACCGACGCCAGTTTCTTCAACATCACACCAACTGTTTAAACACTATTATTGAACCGGAAGGAGAAAGAATTCCCGTCCTGTTCCATCTCGTTTCCTTCGTGCTTTACCAGCAGTGCAAGCGCACATACTGGCGCCCCGCACTTCTCCAAGCCACCCTTTCTCGCTGGGTCGGTACCCGGCTCTGAAGCGCGCTGCCAATCGCCTCAGCGGAGCCCCAGGGCTGCCCGCCGGCCCCAGCCCTCACCTCCAGCTTCTGCAGCTCCCACACGCAGAGCggcaccaccaccagcagccccaCGATGTACAGCAGCACCACCAGCGGCCGGATCCACCGCCGCCAGTTCCCGCAGGTGCACGGCATGGCCAAGGCGACGCTGCCCCGCCGAACCGGGCGGCTCCTCGCACCCAAACGGCGCTCGCGGCGCCTCAGCGGGCCGAGGCCGGGGCCGGGCCCGGCAGCCCCCGCAGGGCGCACATCACGAGCGGAGTCACCCACACACCCCGCGGGCTGTCATCGGCTGCCGGTTCCACTCCGCACCTTAGCGCAGCGCAACCCAACCCGGCCCTGCCCTACCCAGGCCCGGCCCGCCTCAGCGCGGCCCCGCCCCGCGGCGCTTCCGCCCGGCAGCACTTCCTGCTGCCCCGCCCCGGCCTCAGCCTCAGCGGCCGTGCCTATTGCCCGCTCGTCCTGCCTATTGCGGGCACCCCGCTCCCGTGCCCTCCCCGGAAGGATGCGCGAATGGTCTCGCCCGGCCAGTGCGAGTATTGTCGTCCCTGCCTCCCCTGCCTCTTCCCCTCCGGCAATGGTCTCTCCCGCGGGGAG
Proteins encoded:
- the TMEM184C gene encoding transmembrane protein 184C isoform X2 — encoded protein: MPCTCGNWRRWIRPLVVLLYIVGLLVVVPLCVWELQKLEVGIHTKAWFIAGIFLLMTIPISLWGILQHLVHYTQPELQKPIIRILWMVPIYSLDSWIALKYPNIAIYVDTCRECYEAYVIYNFMVFLSNYLTNRYPNLVLIIEAKDQQRHLPPLCCCPSWAMGEVLLFRCKLGVLQYTVVRPFTTIIALICELVGVYDEGNFSFNNAWTYLVILNNMSQLFAMYCLVLFYKVLRDELNPIQPVGKFLCVKMVVFVSFWQAVLIALLVKVGVISEKHTWEWQSVEAVATGLQDFIICVEMFLAAIAHHYSFSYKPYVQEAEEGSCFDSFLAMWDISDIRADISEQVRNVGRTVLGQPRKMFFAEDHEQNEHTSLLSSSTQDPISDASSMPSSPMGHYQGFGHTVTPLTTPTTAPAVDGMEV
- the TMEM184C gene encoding transmembrane protein 184C isoform X1; this encodes MPCTCGNWRRWIRPLVVLLYIVGLLVVVPLCVWELQKLEVGIHTKAWFIAGIFLLMTIPISLWGILQHLVHYTQPELQKPIIRILWMVPIYSLDSWIALKYPNIAIYVDTCRECYEAYVIYNFMVFLSNYLTNRYPNLVLIIEAKDQQRHLPPLCCCPSWAMGEVLLFRCKLGVLQYTVVRPFTTIIALICELVGVYDEGNFSFNNAWTYLVILNNMSQLFAMYCLVLFYKVLRDELNPIQPVGKFLCVKMVVFVSFWQAVLIALLVKVGVISEKHTWEWQSVEAVATGLQDFIICVEMFLAAIAHHYSFSYKPYVQEAEEGSCFDSFLAMWDISDIRADISEQVRNVGRTVLGQPRKMFFAEDHEQNEHTSLLSSSTQDPISDASSMPSSPMGHYQGFGHTVTPLTTPTTAPAVDGIYNTNAVQDGEESPELEHNLSEKVLDKS
- the TMEM184C gene encoding transmembrane protein 184C isoform X3; amino-acid sequence: MFFCCNRILWMVPIYSLDSWIALKYPNIAIYVDTCRECYEAYVIYNFMVFLSNYLTNRYPNLVLIIEAKDQQRHLPPLCCCPSWAMGEVLLFRCKLGVLQYTVVRPFTTIIALICELVGVYDEGNFSFNNAWTYLVILNNMSQLFAMYCLVLFYKVLRDELNPIQPVGKFLCVKMVVFVSFWQAVLIALLVKVGVISEKHTWEWQSVEAVATGLQDFIICVEMFLAAIAHHYSFSYKPYVQEAEEGSCFDSFLAMWDISDIRADISEQVRNVGRTVLGQPRKMFFAEDHEQNEHTSLLSSSTQDPISDASSMPSSPMGHYQGFGHTVTPLTTPTTAPAVDGIYNTNAVQDGEESPELEHNLSEKVLDKS